In Microbacterium sp. AB, a single genomic region encodes these proteins:
- a CDS encoding alpha-ketoacid dehydrogenase subunit beta: MTLETLTFAKALNAGLRQAMADDPRVLMMGEDIGRLGGVFRITEGLLAEFGGQRVLDTPLAESGIVGTAIGLAMNGFRPVIEIQFDGFVFPAFDQITTQLAKLTNRHEGALSLPVVIRIPYGGHIGAVEHHQESPEAYFAHTPGLRVVSPSTPNDAYWMIQDAIRSNDPVVFMEPKSRYWPKGEVDRAERPAPLHASRVVRKGTDVTLVGHGAMVTTLLQTSALAEAEGTSCEVIDLRSLSPVDYGPIVDSVRSTGRMVYAQEAPGFASVGSEIAATVAERAFYALEAPILRVSGFDVPFPAAKLEGVYLPDADRVLEAVDRALAY, encoded by the coding sequence ATGACGCTCGAGACGCTGACCTTCGCCAAGGCGCTGAACGCGGGCCTCCGCCAGGCGATGGCCGACGACCCCCGCGTCCTCATGATGGGCGAGGACATCGGCCGCCTCGGCGGGGTGTTCCGCATCACGGAGGGCCTGCTGGCGGAGTTCGGCGGGCAGCGGGTGCTCGACACGCCGCTCGCGGAGTCGGGCATCGTCGGCACGGCGATCGGCCTCGCGATGAACGGGTTCCGCCCCGTCATCGAGATCCAGTTCGACGGCTTCGTCTTCCCCGCCTTCGACCAGATCACCACGCAGCTCGCCAAGCTCACGAACCGGCATGAGGGCGCCCTGTCGCTGCCCGTGGTCATCCGCATCCCCTACGGCGGGCACATCGGCGCCGTCGAGCACCACCAGGAGAGCCCGGAGGCGTACTTCGCGCACACGCCGGGCCTGCGCGTGGTGAGCCCGTCGACCCCGAACGACGCGTACTGGATGATCCAGGACGCCATCCGCTCGAACGACCCCGTGGTCTTCATGGAGCCGAAGAGCAGGTACTGGCCCAAGGGCGAGGTCGACCGCGCCGAGCGCCCGGCGCCGCTGCACGCGAGCCGCGTCGTGCGCAAGGGCACGGACGTCACGCTCGTCGGCCACGGCGCCATGGTGACGACGCTGCTGCAGACGTCCGCGCTCGCGGAGGCGGAGGGCACGAGCTGCGAGGTGATCGACCTGCGCTCGCTCTCGCCCGTCGACTACGGCCCCATCGTCGACTCGGTGCGCTCGACGGGCCGGATGGTCTACGCGCAGGAGGCGCCGGGCTTCGCGAGCGTGGGCAGCGAGATCGCCGCGACGGTCGCCGAGCGCGCCTTCTACGCGCTCGAGGCGCCTATCCTTCGAGTGTCGGGCTTCGACGTGCCCTTCCCCGCTGCGAAGCTCGAGGGCGTGTACCTGCCCGACGCCGACCGCGTGCTCGAGGCCGTCGACCGCGCGCTCGCGTACTGA
- a CDS encoding thiamine pyrophosphate-dependent enzyme, translating into MTSPDFLTDPATVRVLSPDGTFAPSPAAERYLPLIEALEDAELERLYRDMAVIRAFDQQATLLQRQGQLALWPPSFGQEAAQVGSAHAARPQDHVFPSYREHAVARVRGVDPIGIIRLMRGISHGGWNPWEERNGNTHIYTLVLGSQTLHATGFGMGLNFDGKTGSGDADKDEAVIVYYGDGASSEGDVHEAMVFAASYKSPTVFFLQNNQWAISVPVATQASAPFAARAAGYGIDSVRIDGNDVLASYAVARTALDEARDGRGPRAIEAVTYRRGAHTTSDDPTKYRTKDEEALWAERDPIARMRAYLLARGASEQFFADVDAEGEAVSADLRERIVTLDAPVPQSMFAHVYSEPHPLVDEQRRWLADYEASFEEGTA; encoded by the coding sequence GTGACTTCGCCAGACTTCCTGACCGACCCCGCGACGGTGCGCGTGCTGTCCCCCGACGGCACGTTCGCCCCGTCGCCCGCGGCGGAGCGCTACCTCCCCCTCATCGAGGCCCTCGAAGACGCCGAGCTGGAGCGGCTCTACCGCGACATGGCCGTCATCCGGGCGTTCGACCAGCAGGCGACCCTGTTGCAGCGGCAGGGCCAGCTCGCGCTGTGGCCGCCGTCGTTCGGGCAGGAGGCCGCCCAGGTCGGCTCGGCGCACGCGGCCCGTCCCCAGGACCACGTCTTCCCCTCCTACCGGGAGCACGCGGTGGCGCGCGTCCGCGGGGTCGACCCGATCGGCATCATCCGGCTCATGCGCGGCATCAGCCACGGCGGCTGGAACCCGTGGGAGGAGCGCAACGGCAACACCCACATCTACACGCTCGTGCTCGGCTCGCAGACCCTGCACGCGACGGGCTTCGGGATGGGCCTGAACTTCGACGGCAAGACGGGCTCGGGCGACGCCGACAAGGACGAGGCCGTCATCGTCTACTACGGCGACGGCGCATCGAGCGAGGGCGACGTGCACGAGGCGATGGTCTTCGCGGCCTCGTACAAGAGCCCGACGGTCTTCTTCCTGCAGAACAACCAGTGGGCCATCTCCGTCCCGGTGGCGACGCAGGCGAGCGCCCCGTTCGCCGCGCGCGCGGCCGGCTACGGCATCGACTCCGTGCGGATCGACGGCAACGACGTGCTCGCCAGCTACGCCGTCGCGCGGACGGCGCTGGACGAGGCGCGCGACGGCCGCGGCCCGCGGGCGATCGAGGCGGTCACCTACCGTCGCGGCGCCCACACCACGAGCGACGACCCGACGAAGTACCGCACGAAGGACGAGGAGGCGCTCTGGGCCGAGCGCGACCCGATCGCCCGCATGCGCGCCTACCTCCTCGCGCGCGGCGCATCCGAGCAGTTCTTCGCCGACGTCGACGCCGAGGGCGAGGCGGTCTCCGCCGATCTGCGCGAGCGCATCGTCACCCTGGACGCCCCGGTGCCGCAGTCGATGTTCGCGCACGTGTACTCCGAGCCGCATCCGCTCGTGGACGAGCAGCGCCGCTGGCTTGCCGACTACGAGGCCTCGTTCGAGGAGGGCACGGCATGA
- a CDS encoding AMP-binding protein, with product MSVTEEYRASRDLLLSLREDHDRAVEKFSWPELGDRFNWAIDWFDDIARGNDRAALVIVEEDGSELVRSFDEMRIASDRLASWLAARGVGRGDPVLLMLGNQVEMWDAMLAIMKLGAVILPTTTALGADDLADRIERGHVRAVVCNAADTGKLAPIEGDFARFSVGAADGWDDLREAASLPHAPSAHPGTAPSDPLLRYFTSGTTSRPKLVEHSQASYPVGHLSTLFWTGVRPGDTHLNISSPGWGKHAWSSFFVPWIAEATIFVYNYGRFDAAALLDELRRRAVDTFCAPPTVWRMLIGADLGERPPALRELLSAGEPLNPEVIARIRERWGLTIRDGYGQTETTAQIGNTPGSRVQPGSMGRALPGYPIALLDPVTGEPVAAPGEGELALDLSERPLPLMTGYANDPERTATSTAGGFYRTGDVARIDDDGYITYVGRTDDVFKASDYKVSPFELESVLIEHPAVAEAAVVPAPDAVRLAVPKAYIALAAGHEPTAETARSILAHAREHLAPYLRVRRLEFFELPKTISGKIRRVELRAREEDGSVDRDAEWRDEDFPGLRSRR from the coding sequence ATGAGCGTCACCGAGGAGTACCGCGCGAGCCGCGACCTGCTGCTGTCCCTGCGAGAGGATCACGACCGCGCGGTCGAGAAGTTCTCCTGGCCGGAGCTCGGCGACCGCTTCAACTGGGCGATCGACTGGTTCGACGACATCGCCCGCGGCAACGACCGCGCCGCCCTCGTCATCGTCGAGGAGGACGGGTCGGAGCTCGTGCGCAGCTTCGACGAGATGCGCATCGCGTCCGATCGGCTCGCGTCCTGGCTCGCGGCGCGGGGCGTGGGCCGCGGCGACCCCGTGCTGCTCATGCTCGGCAACCAGGTCGAGATGTGGGACGCCATGCTCGCGATCATGAAGCTCGGCGCCGTCATCCTGCCCACGACGACGGCGCTGGGCGCCGACGATCTCGCCGACCGCATCGAACGCGGACACGTGCGCGCCGTCGTGTGCAACGCCGCCGACACGGGGAAGCTCGCCCCGATCGAGGGCGACTTCGCGCGGTTCAGCGTCGGGGCAGCCGACGGATGGGACGACCTGCGCGAGGCGGCGTCACTCCCGCACGCGCCGTCCGCGCATCCGGGGACGGCGCCATCCGATCCGCTGCTGCGCTACTTCACGTCGGGGACGACGTCGCGGCCGAAGCTCGTGGAGCACTCGCAGGCGTCGTACCCGGTCGGTCACCTCTCGACCCTGTTCTGGACCGGCGTGCGGCCCGGCGACACGCATCTCAACATCTCGTCGCCCGGATGGGGGAAGCACGCCTGGAGCAGCTTCTTCGTCCCGTGGATCGCCGAGGCGACGATCTTCGTCTACAACTACGGCCGGTTCGACGCGGCGGCGCTGTTGGACGAGCTGCGCCGCCGGGCGGTCGACACGTTCTGCGCCCCGCCGACGGTGTGGCGGATGCTCATCGGCGCCGACCTCGGCGAGCGGCCTCCGGCGCTCCGCGAGCTGCTCTCGGCGGGCGAGCCCCTCAATCCCGAGGTCATCGCCCGCATCCGGGAGCGATGGGGGCTCACCATCCGCGACGGCTACGGGCAGACGGAGACCACGGCGCAGATCGGCAACACGCCGGGCTCGCGCGTGCAGCCGGGGTCGATGGGCCGCGCCCTTCCCGGCTACCCCATCGCGCTGCTCGACCCCGTGACGGGCGAGCCGGTCGCCGCCCCGGGCGAGGGGGAGCTCGCGCTCGACCTGTCGGAGCGCCCGCTCCCGCTGATGACGGGCTACGCGAACGACCCCGAGCGCACGGCGACGTCCACGGCGGGCGGCTTCTACCGCACCGGCGACGTCGCCCGCATCGACGACGACGGCTACATCACCTACGTCGGGCGGACCGACGACGTGTTCAAGGCCAGCGACTACAAGGTCAGCCCGTTCGAGCTGGAGTCGGTGCTCATCGAGCATCCCGCCGTGGCCGAGGCGGCCGTCGTTCCGGCGCCCGACGCCGTGCGCCTGGCGGTGCCGAAGGCGTACATCGCCCTGGCCGCGGGGCACGAGCCGACGGCCGAGACGGCGCGGTCGATCCTCGCCCACGCGCGCGAGCATCTCGCGCCGTACCTGCGTGTGAGGAGGCTGGAGTTCTTCGAGCTGCCGAAGACGATCTCGGGCAAGATCCGCCGCGTCGAGCTGCGCGCCCGCGAGGAGGACGGCTCGGTCGACCGCGACGCGGAGTGGCGCGACGAGGACTTCCCCGGCCTGCGCTCGCGCCGCTGA
- a CDS encoding histidinol-phosphate transaminase, protein MTPHEPVLPRIRPEIAALPPYRQGKAAGADGFKLSSNENPFEPLPGVVEATRAADALNRYPDATAARLRARLGERFGVSPDGVVVGAGSVSLLAAFIQASAGQGDEVLYSWRSFEAYPSLVLVAGATSVQVPNLPDGRHDLDALAAAITERTRCILLCTPNNPTGPAITSAELRAFVEKAPDDVLILLDEAYVEFATSEDVVDGLAERVFETHPNVVVLRTFSKAYGLAALRVGYAIGHPRVLDAARSAAIPLSVTAHAESAALASLDHQDDLDARVAEIAERRDALAAALRAAGWDVPDAQGNFVWLAGAGADAAAAFEEAGVIVRPFPEGVRISVGEADALARVVEVAAALAVR, encoded by the coding sequence GTGACCCCCCACGAGCCCGTCCTCCCGCGCATCCGGCCCGAGATCGCCGCCCTCCCGCCCTACCGGCAGGGCAAGGCCGCCGGTGCGGACGGCTTCAAGCTCTCGAGCAACGAGAACCCCTTCGAGCCGCTGCCGGGCGTCGTCGAGGCGACCCGGGCGGCGGACGCGCTCAACCGGTACCCCGATGCGACCGCCGCGCGGCTGCGCGCGCGGTTGGGCGAGCGCTTCGGCGTCTCGCCGGACGGCGTGGTGGTCGGCGCCGGCAGCGTCTCGCTCCTCGCGGCGTTCATCCAGGCCTCGGCGGGTCAGGGCGACGAGGTGCTCTACTCGTGGCGGTCGTTCGAGGCGTACCCGAGCCTCGTCCTCGTGGCGGGGGCGACGAGCGTGCAGGTGCCGAACCTCCCCGACGGGCGTCACGACCTCGACGCGCTCGCGGCGGCGATCACCGAGCGCACCCGGTGCATCCTGCTCTGCACCCCCAACAACCCGACGGGCCCCGCCATCACGAGCGCGGAGCTCCGCGCCTTCGTCGAGAAGGCGCCGGACGACGTCCTCATCCTCCTCGACGAGGCCTACGTCGAGTTCGCCACGTCGGAGGACGTGGTCGACGGACTCGCCGAGCGCGTCTTCGAGACCCATCCGAACGTCGTCGTCCTGCGCACGTTCTCGAAGGCGTACGGTCTCGCCGCCCTTCGCGTCGGGTACGCGATCGGCCACCCGCGCGTCCTCGACGCCGCCCGCAGCGCGGCTATCCCGCTGTCGGTCACGGCGCACGCCGAGAGCGCGGCGCTGGCGAGCCTCGATCACCAGGACGATCTCGACGCCCGCGTGGCCGAGATCGCGGAGCGTCGCGATGCGCTCGCCGCAGCGCTCCGCGCGGCCGGCTGGGACGTGCCGGACGCGCAGGGGAACTTCGTGTGGCTCGCCGGCGCCGGCGCGGATGCCGCCGCGGCGTTCGAGGAGGCCGGCGTGATCGTGCGCCCGTTCCCGGAGGGCGTGCGCATCTCGGTGGGCGAGGCGGATGCCCTCGCCCGCGTCGTGGAGGTGGCCGCGGCGCTCGCGGTGCGCTGA
- a CDS encoding enterochelin esterase domain-containing protein has product MSVLWEKAPCTPVNDDGTPIRIVPDALVADARTPGFWERHPTAPVLGEVGGGLRETSFLWRPTRPGLEAIVHVNSVTDRHREDVTAARFERIDDSDVWHVSYLLPDALVASYRIVEAESIPTDAGRDREGWLRIHHAGTADPLCAETLPNPLGRRSSVLRMPAAPEHPAWREARRARTTAAPAVRLDTLHPVWAIDPAEEPARLLVLFDGERWRGLPLAEALARRAGPPLAVVLVDSGPGRAELLPHPERIAALLGEVVLPAARRRWPGVSGTIVAGQSYGGLAAASIVALRPDLAGTAVAQSGSFQFRAGEEPRRDATEPGDLTRLLGTRAARGRIHLQAGSEEHDLSAQAETFAAAATRAGIAITGEQRVGGHDYAWWSDALFDGLDRVLAE; this is encoded by the coding sequence ATGAGCGTCCTCTGGGAGAAGGCGCCGTGCACACCGGTGAACGACGACGGGACGCCCATCCGGATCGTCCCCGATGCGCTCGTCGCGGATGCCCGCACGCCGGGCTTCTGGGAACGGCATCCGACGGCGCCCGTGCTCGGCGAGGTCGGGGGAGGTCTTCGCGAGACGTCGTTCCTCTGGCGGCCGACGAGGCCGGGCCTCGAGGCGATCGTCCACGTCAACTCCGTCACCGACCGCCATCGTGAGGACGTCACGGCGGCGCGCTTCGAGCGCATCGACGACAGCGACGTCTGGCACGTGAGCTACCTCCTCCCCGACGCGCTCGTGGCGAGCTATCGCATCGTCGAGGCCGAGTCGATCCCGACGGATGCGGGCCGAGACCGCGAGGGATGGCTGCGCATCCACCACGCGGGGACAGCCGATCCGCTCTGCGCGGAGACGCTGCCGAACCCCCTCGGGCGTCGCTCCAGCGTCCTGCGGATGCCCGCCGCGCCGGAACATCCCGCATGGCGCGAGGCGCGGCGCGCCCGTACGACGGCGGCTCCCGCCGTACGACTCGACACGCTCCATCCCGTCTGGGCGATCGACCCGGCCGAGGAGCCCGCCCGCCTGCTCGTGCTCTTCGACGGCGAGCGCTGGCGGGGGCTCCCCCTCGCCGAGGCGCTCGCCCGGCGCGCGGGACCGCCGCTCGCGGTCGTGCTCGTCGACTCGGGGCCGGGGCGGGCCGAGCTGCTCCCGCATCCTGAGCGCATCGCGGCCCTCCTCGGGGAGGTCGTACTCCCCGCGGCGCGCCGGCGCTGGCCCGGCGTCTCCGGCACGATCGTCGCGGGCCAGAGCTACGGCGGCCTCGCCGCCGCGTCGATCGTCGCCCTGCGGCCCGACCTCGCCGGGACCGCGGTCGCCCAGTCGGGGTCCTTCCAGTTCCGCGCCGGGGAGGAGCCCCGCCGCGATGCGACGGAGCCGGGCGACCTCACGCGGCTCCTCGGAACGCGCGCCGCGCGTGGCCGCATCCACCTGCAGGCCGGGTCGGAGGAGCACGACCTGTCGGCGCAGGCCGAGACGTTCGCCGCTGCCGCGACCCGCGCCGGCATCGCGATCACGGGCGAGCAGCGGGTCGGCGGGCACGACTACGCGTGGTGGTCGGATGCGCTCTTCGACGGACTCGATCGTGTCCTCGCCGAATGA
- a CDS encoding ABC transporter ATP-binding protein produces MTTSDIPRLAGSGLDLGYDGRRVSTGLDIEIVPGAFTAIIGPNACGKSTLLRALSRVLTPSAGVVTLDGVPLDDIPARRVARRLALLPQSATAPDGITVADLVSRGRYPHQSFFRQWSREDERAVRDALRATGVEELADRHVAELSGGQRQRVWIATVLAQETPVLLLDEPTTSLDIAHQIEVLELCRRLNGERGVTIVAVLHELNHAARYADRLVVMRDGAILAEGAPDEVLTEEGVEAAFGLVCRVVPDPVSGAPLVLPLGSLPR; encoded by the coding sequence ATGACGACATCCGACATCCCCCGCCTCGCCGGATCCGGGCTCGACCTCGGCTACGACGGGCGCCGTGTGAGCACGGGGCTCGACATCGAGATCGTCCCCGGCGCCTTCACCGCGATCATCGGCCCGAACGCGTGCGGCAAGTCCACGCTGCTTCGGGCGCTGAGCCGCGTGCTCACGCCGTCCGCGGGCGTGGTCACGCTCGACGGCGTGCCGCTCGACGACATCCCGGCTCGCCGGGTCGCGCGGCGTCTCGCGCTGCTGCCGCAGTCGGCGACGGCCCCCGACGGCATCACGGTCGCCGATCTCGTCTCCCGCGGAAGATACCCGCATCAGAGCTTCTTCCGCCAGTGGTCGCGCGAGGACGAGCGCGCCGTGCGCGACGCCTTGCGGGCCACGGGCGTCGAGGAGCTCGCCGACCGGCACGTCGCCGAGCTGTCGGGCGGACAGCGCCAGCGGGTGTGGATCGCGACGGTGCTCGCCCAGGAGACGCCCGTCCTCCTCCTCGACGAGCCGACGACCTCCCTCGACATCGCCCACCAGATCGAGGTGCTCGAGCTGTGCCGCCGGCTCAACGGGGAGCGCGGCGTGACGATCGTCGCGGTGCTCCACGAACTCAACCACGCAGCCCGGTACGCCGACCGGCTCGTCGTCATGCGCGACGGAGCGATCCTCGCGGAGGGCGCCCCCGACGAGGTCCTCACGGAGGAGGGCGTCGAGGCCGCGTTCGGGCTCGTCTGCCGGGTCGTGCCCGACCCCGTCTCGGGCGCCCCTCTCGTGCTGCCGCTCGGATCGCTGCCCCGATGA
- a CDS encoding FecCD family ABC transporter permease, giving the protein MTIRSDASLAPGQRVLRSRGVSLRWRPRTLVVCVALAVACAVFAALGMMTGSTPLAPSDLWAALGGYAESAATNIVLNVRMPRVIAGMAVGAMLAVSGATFQSLSRNALGSPDIIGFVTGAATGAIVAITLFQATGVTVAVAAVASGIVTALLVFVLSAGGRGDAGYRLILVGIGAGAFLAAINSLLLTRSTAETAIAAQIWLTGTLNSRTWAQALTAVVAFAVLVPVLVVLTRSLDVMELGDDFAAGVGVRTHLVRRAALLVAVVLAAVATAVCGPISFVALAAPHIARRLLAAPGVPIAGSALMGAALLVGADLAAQSLPFGLRVPVALMTGVLGGVYLIWLLTRRTTRI; this is encoded by the coding sequence GTGACCATCCGATCCGACGCCTCCCTCGCCCCGGGCCAGCGCGTCCTGCGCTCCCGCGGCGTCTCCCTGCGGTGGCGGCCGCGCACCCTCGTCGTGTGCGTCGCGCTCGCCGTCGCGTGCGCGGTCTTCGCCGCCCTCGGCATGATGACCGGGTCGACGCCCCTCGCCCCCTCCGACCTGTGGGCGGCGCTGGGCGGGTATGCGGAGAGCGCCGCGACGAACATCGTCCTGAACGTCCGGATGCCCCGCGTGATCGCCGGGATGGCGGTCGGCGCGATGCTGGCGGTCTCCGGCGCGACCTTCCAGTCGCTCTCCCGCAACGCGCTCGGCTCGCCCGACATCATCGGGTTCGTGACGGGAGCGGCCACGGGCGCCATCGTCGCGATCACCCTCTTCCAGGCCACGGGCGTCACGGTCGCGGTCGCCGCGGTCGCCTCCGGAATCGTCACGGCCCTCCTCGTCTTCGTGCTCTCCGCGGGAGGGCGGGGCGACGCCGGATACCGGCTCATCCTCGTCGGCATCGGCGCGGGCGCCTTCCTCGCGGCGATCAACAGCCTCCTGCTCACGCGCTCGACGGCCGAGACCGCGATCGCGGCGCAGATCTGGCTCACCGGGACGCTCAACAGCCGGACATGGGCGCAGGCGCTCACGGCGGTCGTCGCCTTCGCGGTTCTCGTCCCCGTGCTCGTCGTCCTCACGCGCAGCCTCGACGTCATGGAGCTCGGCGACGACTTCGCCGCGGGCGTCGGCGTGCGCACGCACCTCGTCCGCCGCGCCGCCCTTCTCGTCGCGGTCGTCCTCGCGGCGGTCGCGACGGCCGTGTGCGGGCCCATCAGCTTCGTCGCGCTCGCCGCTCCGCACATCGCACGCCGGCTGCTGGCCGCGCCGGGTGTGCCCATCGCGGGGTCGGCGCTCATGGGCGCGGCGCTCCTCGTCGGCGCCGATCTCGCGGCGCAGTCCCTCCCGTTCGGCCTCCGTGTGCCCGTCGCGCTCATGACGGGCGTCCTCGGCGGCGTCTACCTCATCTGGCTTCTCACCCGCAGGACGACGCGCATATGA
- a CDS encoding FecCD family ABC transporter permease gives MPETIARADPAQESEPAVRRRGLRLLALVLAAIGAIVVFSVLSVLIGSRAIEPRVVWEALTAFDATHDAHLTIRLLRLPRTALVLLVGAALGVAGALMQAMTRNPLAEPGLLGVNAGASAAVATGVLVTGLARVEVYLWFAFAGAAVAAVAVYALGGALQHASNPVRLVLAGAALSVVLGSYTSAILVNFPHVFDSFRFWDTGSFQGRDGTVLPSVSVAIAVGLLLAVAIAPDLNALAMGAELGRTLGASPRRTWLLAGIAVVLLAGAATAAAGPIGFIGLTAPIVGRALVGPDHRRLIPFCALVAAVLLLAADILGRAVAVPSELQASIVSAAIGAPVFIWLVRRRRVPTL, from the coding sequence GATCGCCCGCGCCGACCCGGCGCAGGAGTCGGAGCCCGCGGTGAGACGCCGCGGGCTCCGACTCCTCGCACTCGTGCTCGCGGCGATCGGCGCCATCGTCGTGTTCTCCGTGCTGAGCGTCCTCATCGGATCCCGCGCGATCGAGCCGCGCGTGGTGTGGGAGGCGCTGACGGCCTTCGACGCCACGCACGACGCCCACCTGACCATCCGGCTGCTGCGCCTGCCCCGCACGGCTCTCGTCCTCCTCGTCGGGGCGGCGCTCGGCGTCGCCGGGGCGCTCATGCAGGCGATGACCCGCAACCCCCTCGCCGAGCCGGGTCTCCTGGGCGTCAACGCCGGCGCGTCTGCGGCCGTGGCGACCGGTGTGCTCGTGACGGGCCTCGCGCGGGTGGAGGTGTACCTCTGGTTCGCGTTCGCGGGCGCCGCGGTCGCCGCGGTCGCCGTCTACGCGCTCGGAGGCGCCCTGCAGCACGCGTCGAACCCCGTGCGCCTCGTCCTCGCGGGGGCGGCGCTGAGCGTCGTCCTCGGCTCCTACACCTCGGCGATCCTCGTGAACTTCCCCCACGTCTTCGACTCCTTCCGGTTCTGGGACACCGGATCCTTCCAGGGGAGGGACGGCACCGTCCTGCCCTCCGTGAGCGTCGCGATCGCCGTCGGCCTCCTGCTCGCGGTCGCCATCGCCCCCGACCTCAACGCCCTCGCGATGGGGGCGGAGCTCGGCCGCACCCTGGGCGCCTCGCCCCGCCGCACCTGGCTCCTCGCGGGGATCGCCGTCGTGCTGCTCGCCGGCGCCGCGACGGCCGCCGCCGGGCCGATCGGCTTCATCGGGCTGACCGCGCCGATCGTCGGGCGCGCCCTCGTCGGCCCCGACCACAGGCGGCTCATCCCGTTCTGCGCCCTCGTCGCGGCCGTCCTGCTGCTCGCCGCCGACATCCTCGGCCGCGCCGTCGCCGTCCCGAGCGAGCTGCAGGCGTCGATCGTCAGCGCGGCCATCGGCGCTCCCGTCTTCATCTGGCTCGTGCGCAGGCGGAGGGTCCCGACGCTGTGA